The Fusarium poae strain DAOMC 252244 chromosome 2, whole genome shotgun sequence nucleotide sequence ATACCTACTGCAACATAATCCTACAGAAGTGCAAATATTgaaactccctgaaatcagGCAACGTATATAACCCTCGAGCCAAGAAATTGAGATTAGAATCTGTCCACTCAACTGGAGATACATGGCGAATGTAAATGTCCAAGAAATGATGGTAAGCTTGGGATCCAGATGTCTGTCGACATCCGATACTTGGCGGCTTGGACTCAAGACATGAATTGTAGTTCAAGATTCGGTATGGCAAAACAATGGAATATTTCGTACGGCTTCGTGAGTGTATAATATTGTATCTATGGTTATGGTATCAGGAAAACTGGGTTATCTGTGACAAGAAAACGGTTGGAAGCGGTGTTACAATGCTGATGTCTATCGTAAGATGTCATGATGACAAGATGGGACTCATAACCACATCAAGGTGTATGAGCTATGGATCTATTGATGTCCAAGTCTTGTTGAATATTGACAAATAGTATTCTCAACCTTGTTGACTTTATTATAGCAGACTGTTGATTTCAATTTATTTGTCTGTCGATTTCTGTCATCAACTACCGTAAAAGACCCTCCACCCCTGTCCAACATCAGGAAGTCTGAAGCTTGGGTAAAAATAGTTCACTAAACGATTCAAGGCTTAGCGTGGCACAGCTGGGGCCACGCTGGCACGTCTGCTAGGGCCTTCTCAGTAGGAGACCCCTGTATCATTAGGGAGCGGATCTTCCATATGCTGTGCCCCTATACCAATTGAAGTCAAAGCATTCAAATCAATACCCCAACATTCCTGATAAATCTTTCAACTCCCTTTTTGTCTCTGATACTGGAGTAATCAGCGTGTAGCTCGACCATTTGCACGTTGGCCAGCTGTGCTAGAGACATTGTATCCTTTCCTGTCTAGTGTCAGCATCAGTCCAGATCCCAAACTTTTCGTCAACCTACGCAAAGTCTATTCTGCCCACCTACGTTACGTTACGTTGCACGCGACTTGGATCGTCGCAAAGTTACGGTTTCAACCTTTTCCTAACTGACTGACCGTTGTATTCAATATCTCGaattacctactaaggtTGCGGCCACCATCGCCGACAGTCCTTTTGAGACTTGTCGACTTTTCTACCTTCTTTCAACCAACAGTAACAATCACAACTGCCCATCATGAAGATCCGAACCAAGCATTCGCCTTtgatcctttttcttcttcccgcCTTGGCGAATGCGCTGTCCGCCCACGACGTTGCCGACATACCTGGCCCTGCTGCGATTACAGAACAGACCGATGGCCTTCCTGAAGTTGGCGTAAAGCGTCATGATATCCCCACGAAAGATGCCCCTGTTGATGGCAGGGATGGAAAGCCTCACCATGGACCATTCATTGAGACAGATGATCACAAGAAGCCCGCTGAAGTTGTACCTGATATCGGATCTGGTACTGCAGTTGATACTGGTACTGGTATTGCACCTGAAGCTGGAGCCGGCGCTGCAACCAAGGTCGATGCCAGCACTGAAACCCTTCCCGAGCTGAAAGGTCGGCCAGATGACCCTACTGTAGTCGATGGCGCAAAGATCCCTGAAACCAACGACGGCGTCATGTTCGACAAGGACCGAGTTCACGCTCAAGAAGGCACAACTGGCACCGAAGGTGGTGTGACCGAGCGATACAAAGCGCGAAAGTTGGAGGAGGACCTCGCAGGCGAGGAAACATTCAGGAAGCCTTCATCGCCCAAGGAGGCTCCTCCTTTACCGCAcagtgaagaagagaagatccGTGCTTCTGAAGGAGACAAGGGCGAGAAGGTCGAGGGCCAGACCAGCGGCGAAAAGGCAGATGACGTGATTCCCAAGCCTGCGAAGCCCATCATCAGCAATGATGACGAACACGATTATACTGCAGGATTAGGGGTAAGCAAGAGCTATATCCAAATGCAACACCATGACTGACAATTACGTAGAAGCCAGCTGATCTTCCTGACCGACCCTCCGGACAAAACAAACCTGTGCAAGATGCTACAAAAGCCCCACCAGTCGACTTGACCCGAGGAACGACACACGATGGACATCACGATGAAGAGAGCATCATTCAACcattccactccttcgttcTCTCCTTCACTATGATTCTGGTCTCCGAAGTTGGTGACAAGACCTTCTTGGTTGCTGCCCTCATGGCCA carries:
- a CDS encoding hypothetical protein (SECRETED:SignalP(1-24)~TransMembrane:6 (n10-18c23/24o297-320i327-347o359-376i472-490o510-531i543-561o)~BUSCO:23075at5125), whose translation is MKIRTKHSPLILFLLPALANALSAHDVADIPGPAAITEQTDGLPEVGVKRHDIPTKDAPVDGRDGKPHHGPFIETDDHKKPAEVVPDIGSGTAVDTGTGIAPEAGAGAATKVDASTETLPELKGRPDDPTVVDGAKIPETNDGVMFDKDRVHAQEGTTGTEGGVTERYKARKLEEDLAGEETFRKPSSPKEAPPLPHSEEEKIRASEGDKGEKVEGQTSGEKADDVIPKPAKPIISNDDEHDYTAGLGKPADLPDRPSGQNKPVQDATKAPPVDLTRGTTHDGHHDEESIIQPFHSFVLSFTMILVSEVGDKTFLVAALMAMKHDRMVVFTAAFGALLVMTVLSAVLGHAVPALIPKRVTSFLAAGLFFVFGAKLLREGMQMDPNEGVSAEMHEVEQELAEKEKEMGRKRGDSVSAYTLEMGINGNGNGNGRRSRPSNRLMSPPRSPSQSPVRDTRSGSGAVSSVVQGATNLCSLLLSPAWVQTFIMTFLGEWGDRSQIATIAMAAGQDYWWVTLGATCGHAICTGVAVIGGRAIAGRVSLKVVTVGGATAFLVFGVIYLLESLYS